From the genome of Papaver somniferum cultivar HN1 chromosome 2, ASM357369v1, whole genome shotgun sequence, one region includes:
- the LOC113348489 gene encoding scarecrow-like transcription factor PAT1 isoform X1 — MRSGDITSLDILSLKWTRFRGWNFSKLVSLKSTGSQVTGLSHLMGYSSLQAASQKHGGFVGSQNTYDQELQSNYFPQSMRTLDERRFTDETSHEMHYPAQTSSEQYCTLESSSATGGYTVYNTPSTVSFSPNGSPMSQQESHTYPQEPNHSPYDANGSPLSLSCITDNENDMWSKLKELETAMLGPDTDTMDSPDSAFQGGLNSDQSAFDWNEMMEIMNPKRDLKEVLISCAKAVSDDDLPRANQLIGDLRNMVSVSGEPIQRLGAYMLEGLVARLSSTGHGIYKSLKCKEPASAELLSYMHILYEACPYFKFGYMSANGAIAEAVKDENHIHIIDFQIAQGSQWITLMQALASRPGGPPHIRITGIDDSNSAYARGGGLQIVGQRLSRLADSCKIPFEFHAAPVSGVDIEFSSLEVRPGEAIAVNFPYVLHHMPDESVSTENHRDRLIRLIKSLSPKVVTLVEQESNTNTAAFLPRFLETLNYYTAMFESIDATLSRDHKERINVEQHCLARDVVNIIACEGAERVERHEVLGKWKSRFRMAGFTPYPLSSVVNSTIKTLLDSYCEKYKLYEDDGALYLGWMDRDLVVSCAWI, encoded by the exons ATGAG ATCGGGCGATATCACCTCATTGGACATTCTCTCTTTGAAGTGGACGAGGTTTAGGGGCTGGAATTTCTCTAAATTGGTGTCATTGAAATCAACTG GCTCTCAGGTGACTGGATTAAGTCATTTAATGGGTTATTCTTCACTGCAAGCTGCTTCCCAGAAACATGGGGGTTTTGTTGGATCACAGAATACTTACGATCAAGAGTTGCAGTCTAATTATTTCCCGCAGAGTATGCGAACTCTAGATGAACGCCGTTTCACCGACGAAACCAGCCATGAAATGCACTATCCTGCTCAGACTTCTAGCGAACAGTACTGCACCTTAGAGTCATCTTCTGCAACTGGTGGTTATACGGTTTATAATACCCCATCCACTGTGAGTTTTTCACCGAATGGAAGCCCTATGTCACAGCAAGAATCTCATACATACCCACAGGAACCAAATCATTCTCCTTATGATGCTAATGGATCTCCTTTAAGTTTGTCCTGCATAACTGACAATGAGAATGATATGTGGAGCAAATTGAAAGAATTAGAAACTGCTATGTTGGGTCCAGATACAGATACTATGGACAGTCCTGATAGCGCATTTCAAGGTGGATTAAATTCAGACCAATCCGCATTTGATTGGAATGAAATGATGGAAATTATGAACCCTAAACGAGACCTGAAAGAAGTTCTCATTTCATGTGCAAAAGCTGTATCTGACGATGATCTTCCAAGGGCAAATCAGTTGATCGGTGATTTAAGGAATATGGTATCGGTCTCTGGAGAGCCAATCCAACGACTGGGAGCTTACATGTTAGAAGGGCTTGTGGCGAGGTTATCCTCCACAGGGCATGGTATCTACAAATCTCTGAAGTGCAAAGAACCGGCTAGTGCTGAACTTCTTTCTTACATGCATATCCTATATGAGGCCTGCCCATATTTCAAATTTGGATACATGTCGGCTAATGGTGCAATAGCAGAAGCTGTAAAAGATGAAAACCACATCCACATTATTGATTTTCAAATTGCTCAAGGCAGCCAGTGGATTACTCTAATGCAGGCTCTTGCATCTCGACCTGGTGGTCCCCCTCACATCCGAATTACAGGTATTGATGATTCAAATTCTGCATATGCTCGTGGTGGAGGACTTCAGATTGTGGGTCAGAGGTTATCAAGGCTTGCCGATTCTTGTAAAATTCCTTTTGAGTTTCACGCAGCGCCTGTGTCTGGTGTCGATATTGAATTCAGCAGTCTTGAGGTTCGACCTGGAGAggcaattgctgtgaattttccTTACGTGCTTCATCACATGCCTGATGAAAGTGTTAGTACTGAAAACCATCGTGATAGGTTAATAAGGCTGATTAAAAGTTTGTCGCCCAAAGTAGTTACTTTGGTTGAGCAAGAATCTAACACAAACACAGCTGCATTTTTGCCGCGTTTCCTTGAGACGTTGAATTATTATACAGCCATGTTTGAGTCAATAGATGCGACTCTTTCAAGAGATCACAAGGAGCGGATTAATGTTGAACAACACTGTTTAGCACGGGATGTAGTCAACATTATAGCATGCGAGGGGGCAGAAAGAGTTGAACGGCACGAGGTTCTTGGGAAGTGGAAATCACGGTTTAGAATGGCTGGGTTTACTCCATATCCTCTGAGTTCAGTGGTAAACTCTACAATCAAGACTCTGCTGGACAGCTACTGTGAGAAGTATAAACTTTACGAGGATGATGGAGCTCTTTATCTTGGTTGGATGGATAGAGATTTGGTTGTTTCATGTGCGTGGATATGA
- the LOC113348489 gene encoding scarecrow-like transcription factor PAT1 isoform X3 — MGYSSLQAASQKHGGFVGSQNTYDQELQSNYFPQSMRTLDERRFTDETSHEMHYPAQTSSEQYCTLESSSATGGYTVYNTPSTVSFSPNGSPMSQQESHTYPQEPNHSPYDANGSPLSLSCITDNENDMWSKLKELETAMLGPDTDTMDSPDSAFQGGLNSDQSAFDWNEMMEIMNPKRDLKEVLISCAKAVSDDDLPRANQLIGDLRNMVSVSGEPIQRLGAYMLEGLVARLSSTGHGIYKSLKCKEPASAELLSYMHILYEACPYFKFGYMSANGAIAEAVKDENHIHIIDFQIAQGSQWITLMQALASRPGGPPHIRITGIDDSNSAYARGGGLQIVGQRLSRLADSCKIPFEFHAAPVSGVDIEFSSLEVRPGEAIAVNFPYVLHHMPDESVSTENHRDRLIRLIKSLSPKVVTLVEQESNTNTAAFLPRFLETLNYYTAMFESIDATLSRDHKERINVEQHCLARDVVNIIACEGAERVERHEVLGKWKSRFRMAGFTPYPLSSVVNSTIKTLLDSYCEKYKLYEDDGALYLGWMDRDLVVSCAWI; from the coding sequence ATGGGTTATTCTTCACTGCAAGCTGCTTCCCAGAAACATGGGGGTTTTGTTGGATCACAGAATACTTACGATCAAGAGTTGCAGTCTAATTATTTCCCGCAGAGTATGCGAACTCTAGATGAACGCCGTTTCACCGACGAAACCAGCCATGAAATGCACTATCCTGCTCAGACTTCTAGCGAACAGTACTGCACCTTAGAGTCATCTTCTGCAACTGGTGGTTATACGGTTTATAATACCCCATCCACTGTGAGTTTTTCACCGAATGGAAGCCCTATGTCACAGCAAGAATCTCATACATACCCACAGGAACCAAATCATTCTCCTTATGATGCTAATGGATCTCCTTTAAGTTTGTCCTGCATAACTGACAATGAGAATGATATGTGGAGCAAATTGAAAGAATTAGAAACTGCTATGTTGGGTCCAGATACAGATACTATGGACAGTCCTGATAGCGCATTTCAAGGTGGATTAAATTCAGACCAATCCGCATTTGATTGGAATGAAATGATGGAAATTATGAACCCTAAACGAGACCTGAAAGAAGTTCTCATTTCATGTGCAAAAGCTGTATCTGACGATGATCTTCCAAGGGCAAATCAGTTGATCGGTGATTTAAGGAATATGGTATCGGTCTCTGGAGAGCCAATCCAACGACTGGGAGCTTACATGTTAGAAGGGCTTGTGGCGAGGTTATCCTCCACAGGGCATGGTATCTACAAATCTCTGAAGTGCAAAGAACCGGCTAGTGCTGAACTTCTTTCTTACATGCATATCCTATATGAGGCCTGCCCATATTTCAAATTTGGATACATGTCGGCTAATGGTGCAATAGCAGAAGCTGTAAAAGATGAAAACCACATCCACATTATTGATTTTCAAATTGCTCAAGGCAGCCAGTGGATTACTCTAATGCAGGCTCTTGCATCTCGACCTGGTGGTCCCCCTCACATCCGAATTACAGGTATTGATGATTCAAATTCTGCATATGCTCGTGGTGGAGGACTTCAGATTGTGGGTCAGAGGTTATCAAGGCTTGCCGATTCTTGTAAAATTCCTTTTGAGTTTCACGCAGCGCCTGTGTCTGGTGTCGATATTGAATTCAGCAGTCTTGAGGTTCGACCTGGAGAggcaattgctgtgaattttccTTACGTGCTTCATCACATGCCTGATGAAAGTGTTAGTACTGAAAACCATCGTGATAGGTTAATAAGGCTGATTAAAAGTTTGTCGCCCAAAGTAGTTACTTTGGTTGAGCAAGAATCTAACACAAACACAGCTGCATTTTTGCCGCGTTTCCTTGAGACGTTGAATTATTATACAGCCATGTTTGAGTCAATAGATGCGACTCTTTCAAGAGATCACAAGGAGCGGATTAATGTTGAACAACACTGTTTAGCACGGGATGTAGTCAACATTATAGCATGCGAGGGGGCAGAAAGAGTTGAACGGCACGAGGTTCTTGGGAAGTGGAAATCACGGTTTAGAATGGCTGGGTTTACTCCATATCCTCTGAGTTCAGTGGTAAACTCTACAATCAAGACTCTGCTGGACAGCTACTGTGAGAAGTATAAACTTTACGAGGATGATGGAGCTCTTTATCTTGGTTGGATGGATAGAGATTTGGTTGTTTCATGTGCGTGGATATGA
- the LOC113348489 gene encoding scarecrow-like transcription factor PAT1 isoform X2 — MSSQLRSETSFSTKDYQCYSGSQVTGLSHLMGYSSLQAASQKHGGFVGSQNTYDQELQSNYFPQSMRTLDERRFTDETSHEMHYPAQTSSEQYCTLESSSATGGYTVYNTPSTVSFSPNGSPMSQQESHTYPQEPNHSPYDANGSPLSLSCITDNENDMWSKLKELETAMLGPDTDTMDSPDSAFQGGLNSDQSAFDWNEMMEIMNPKRDLKEVLISCAKAVSDDDLPRANQLIGDLRNMVSVSGEPIQRLGAYMLEGLVARLSSTGHGIYKSLKCKEPASAELLSYMHILYEACPYFKFGYMSANGAIAEAVKDENHIHIIDFQIAQGSQWITLMQALASRPGGPPHIRITGIDDSNSAYARGGGLQIVGQRLSRLADSCKIPFEFHAAPVSGVDIEFSSLEVRPGEAIAVNFPYVLHHMPDESVSTENHRDRLIRLIKSLSPKVVTLVEQESNTNTAAFLPRFLETLNYYTAMFESIDATLSRDHKERINVEQHCLARDVVNIIACEGAERVERHEVLGKWKSRFRMAGFTPYPLSSVVNSTIKTLLDSYCEKYKLYEDDGALYLGWMDRDLVVSCAWI, encoded by the coding sequence ATGAGTTCTCAGCTAAGGTCCGAGACTAGTTTCTCAACAAAAGATTACCAATGTTACTCAGGCTCTCAGGTGACTGGATTAAGTCATTTAATGGGTTATTCTTCACTGCAAGCTGCTTCCCAGAAACATGGGGGTTTTGTTGGATCACAGAATACTTACGATCAAGAGTTGCAGTCTAATTATTTCCCGCAGAGTATGCGAACTCTAGATGAACGCCGTTTCACCGACGAAACCAGCCATGAAATGCACTATCCTGCTCAGACTTCTAGCGAACAGTACTGCACCTTAGAGTCATCTTCTGCAACTGGTGGTTATACGGTTTATAATACCCCATCCACTGTGAGTTTTTCACCGAATGGAAGCCCTATGTCACAGCAAGAATCTCATACATACCCACAGGAACCAAATCATTCTCCTTATGATGCTAATGGATCTCCTTTAAGTTTGTCCTGCATAACTGACAATGAGAATGATATGTGGAGCAAATTGAAAGAATTAGAAACTGCTATGTTGGGTCCAGATACAGATACTATGGACAGTCCTGATAGCGCATTTCAAGGTGGATTAAATTCAGACCAATCCGCATTTGATTGGAATGAAATGATGGAAATTATGAACCCTAAACGAGACCTGAAAGAAGTTCTCATTTCATGTGCAAAAGCTGTATCTGACGATGATCTTCCAAGGGCAAATCAGTTGATCGGTGATTTAAGGAATATGGTATCGGTCTCTGGAGAGCCAATCCAACGACTGGGAGCTTACATGTTAGAAGGGCTTGTGGCGAGGTTATCCTCCACAGGGCATGGTATCTACAAATCTCTGAAGTGCAAAGAACCGGCTAGTGCTGAACTTCTTTCTTACATGCATATCCTATATGAGGCCTGCCCATATTTCAAATTTGGATACATGTCGGCTAATGGTGCAATAGCAGAAGCTGTAAAAGATGAAAACCACATCCACATTATTGATTTTCAAATTGCTCAAGGCAGCCAGTGGATTACTCTAATGCAGGCTCTTGCATCTCGACCTGGTGGTCCCCCTCACATCCGAATTACAGGTATTGATGATTCAAATTCTGCATATGCTCGTGGTGGAGGACTTCAGATTGTGGGTCAGAGGTTATCAAGGCTTGCCGATTCTTGTAAAATTCCTTTTGAGTTTCACGCAGCGCCTGTGTCTGGTGTCGATATTGAATTCAGCAGTCTTGAGGTTCGACCTGGAGAggcaattgctgtgaattttccTTACGTGCTTCATCACATGCCTGATGAAAGTGTTAGTACTGAAAACCATCGTGATAGGTTAATAAGGCTGATTAAAAGTTTGTCGCCCAAAGTAGTTACTTTGGTTGAGCAAGAATCTAACACAAACACAGCTGCATTTTTGCCGCGTTTCCTTGAGACGTTGAATTATTATACAGCCATGTTTGAGTCAATAGATGCGACTCTTTCAAGAGATCACAAGGAGCGGATTAATGTTGAACAACACTGTTTAGCACGGGATGTAGTCAACATTATAGCATGCGAGGGGGCAGAAAGAGTTGAACGGCACGAGGTTCTTGGGAAGTGGAAATCACGGTTTAGAATGGCTGGGTTTACTCCATATCCTCTGAGTTCAGTGGTAAACTCTACAATCAAGACTCTGCTGGACAGCTACTGTGAGAAGTATAAACTTTACGAGGATGATGGAGCTCTTTATCTTGGTTGGATGGATAGAGATTTGGTTGTTTCATGTGCGTGGATATGA